The DNA sequence AGGTATAAAATGAGTCGTGCGGATGATATTTTTATAGAAATGTGTAGATCAATCATAGAAAACGGATATAGTACAGAGGGAGAAAAAGTCCGCCCTAAGTGGGAGGATGGAACAAGTGCTTACACGATCAAAAAGTTTGGCGTCGTAAACCGCTATGATCTGTCAAAGGAATTTCCGGCAATTACACTTCGAAAGACATATATTAAGTCTGCTATAGATGAGATACTGTGGATCTGGCAGAAAAAATCCAATAATGTACATGATCTGAAAAGTCATATCTGGGATAGCTGGGCAGATGAAGATGGTTCGATCGGAAAAGCTTACGGATATCAGATGGGTGTAAAACACCAGTACAAAGAAGGTATGTTTGACCAGGTGGATCGCTTGATTTATGATCTGAAACATAATCCATACAGTCGTCGTATGATGACAAATATGTATGTACACGAGGATCTTCATGAGATGAATCTGTATCCGTGTGCTTATGGGATGACATTTAATGTAACAGGAGATCGCCTGAATGCTATATTGAATCAGAGATCACAGGATGTACTTGCGGCAAATAATTGGAATGTTGTTCAGTATGCAGCACTGGTTTATATGATTGCACAGGTTACAGGGTTTAAACCGGGAGAATTGGTGCATGTAATTGCAGATGCACATATTTATGACAGACACATTCCGATCGTAAAAGAGCTGATATC is a window from the Lachnospiraceae bacterium GAM79 genome containing:
- the thyA gene encoding thymidylate synthase, whose product is MSRADDIFIEMCRSIIENGYSTEGEKVRPKWEDGTSAYTIKKFGVVNRYDLSKEFPAITLRKTYIKSAIDEILWIWQKKSNNVHDLKSHIWDSWADEDGSIGKAYGYQMGVKHQYKEGMFDQVDRLIYDLKHNPYSRRMMTNMYVHEDLHEMNLYPCAYGMTFNVTGDRLNAILNQRSQDVLAANNWNVVQYAALVYMIAQVTGFKPGELVHVIADAHIYDRHIPIVKELISRETYPAPKFTMNPDVKDFYQFTLDDFTIEDYQTGPQVKNIPIAI